Proteins encoded in a region of the Vicia villosa cultivar HV-30 ecotype Madison, WI linkage group LG5, Vvil1.0, whole genome shotgun sequence genome:
- the LOC131602319 gene encoding wax ester synthase/diacylglycerol acyltransferase 4-like, protein MDQLYEEPVSPQGQYFNNSVICSYIFGFLDLAISFDVSLAIPLIKDVFIPINPRFSSIMVRHEDGKMRWQKVEVKPEEHVKIPKFAETTNSSSFDLYDNHFNDYVTSILTSKTPQDKPLWEIHIINYPTTNAASTIIFKLHHSLGDGYSLMAALLSCLQRADDPSLPLSFPSRPQLDSNYENKSLFKKLHFGVSSFFSSILDFGYSIIKARMIPDDITPIRSGYKGIDSQPVILSNISFSLDQIKEIKSKLGVTINDVVCGMIFYGLRLYMEEMNEKTKTSNSTALVMLNTRNIKGYQSLKEMQKPESKGLWGNKISFLQIPIPKPNKSGNSNPLEFVWEASDVLKRKKSSFSVHLIGLLVDLKMKLRGPEAVAKGIYNTIGNSSVVISNMVGPVEKMALANHPVNGLYFTMTCGPEDVNITIMSYVKILRLTMKTLKGFINEHKLKFCMEKAFEVIFKESMEISEIPTKN, encoded by the exons ATGGATCAATTGTATGAAGAGCCAGTGAGTCCTCAAGGACAATACTTCAACAACTCTGTGATATGTTCATACATTTTTGGCTTTCTGGATTTAGCTATTTCATTTGATGTCTCACTAGCTATACCTTTGATCAAAGATGTTTTTATCCCTATCAATCCACGTTTCTCCTCTATTATG GTAAGACACGAAGATGGTAAGATGAGATGGCAAAAAGTTGAAGTGAAGCCAGAAGAACATGTAAAGATTCCTAAGTTTGCTGAAACCACAAACTCATCATCATTTGATTTATATGACAATCATTTTAATGACTATGTAACAAGTATTCTAACTTCAAAAACACCACAAGACAAACCACTTTGGGAAATTCATATTATAAATTATCCAACAACAAATGCTGCTAGCACCATAATATTCAAACTTCATCATTCACTTGGTGATGGTTACTCTCTCATGGCTGCTCTTCTTTCTTGTCTTCAAAGAGCTGATGAcccttctcttcctctctctttTCCTTCACGGCCACAACTCGATTCAAACTATgaaaataaaagcttatttaagaAGTTGCATTTTGGTGTAAGCTCGTTTTTTAGCTCCATATTAGATTTTGGATATAGCATAATCAAGGCAAGAATGATTCCAGATGACATAACACCTATAAGATCAGGATATAAAGGAATAGATTCTCAGCCGGTTATCTTGTCAAACATATCATTTTCCCTTGatcaaatcaaagaaatcaagtcAAAACTTGGAGTT ACTATAAACGATGTGGTTTGTGGGATGATCTTCTATGGACTTAGGCTATACATGGAAGAGATGAATGAGAaaacaaaaacatcaaattcaacaGCATTGGTAATGCTCAACACTAGAAATATTAAAGGTTATCAGTCATTGAAGGAAATGCAAAAACCAGAATCCAAAGGTCTTTGGGGgaataaaatatctttcttacAAATACCAATACCTAAGCCAAACAAATCAGGAAATTCCAACCCTCTTGAGTTTGTTTGGGAAGCCAGTGATGTATTAAAGAGGAAGAAAAGTTCTTTCAGTGTTCATCTCATAGGTTTACTGGTGGATTTGAAGATGAAACTAAGAGGGCCTGAG GCGGTAGCTAAAGGAATCTATAACACAATTGGAAACTCTAGTGTTGTTATCTCAAACATGGTTGGGCCAGTAGAAAAGATGGCTTTGGCAAATCATCCTGTAAATGGACTATATTTCACCATGACATGTGGACCTGAG GATGTCAACATTACAATTATGAGTTATGTGAAAATCTTAAGGCTGACAATGAAGACTTTAAAGGGATTTATAAATGAACATAAATTGAAGTTTTGCATGGAGAAAGCATTTGAAGTCATATTCAAAGAGTCAATGGAGATCTCTGAGATTCCTACCAAAAACTAA